In the genome of Pelodiscus sinensis isolate JC-2024 chromosome 15, ASM4963464v1, whole genome shotgun sequence, one region contains:
- the LOC142818447 gene encoding fish-egg lectin-like isoform X2, whose translation MLWDLLLLLPLLAGSSALDCMEIPGSLRQIDASNGQVFGVNSAGGIYTLHGDSWAQLPGALTHVTVGPAGVWGVNKNKNIYKLVGGSWKLVNGLLKQIDAGGDMFVSGASMNDDVYCLPRPATVSVNSDATLPWVNIAGKLKYYSCGLWGCWGVNSADDIYFRTNVTPDPCAGSSWQNVPGKLSMIEVGTEGSVYGVNSAGQIYRRDGVTKSNPVGNTWTQVASFICKCKHVSYDLGLLWIITDQDKIVKCRV comes from the exons ATGCTgtgggacctgctgctgctgctgcccctgcttgCAGGGAGCTCAG CCCTGGACTGCATGGAGATCCCGGGTTCCCTCAGGCAGATCGACGCCAGCAACGGGCAGGTGTTTGGGGTGAACAGCGCCGGCGGCATTTACACCCTGCACGGAgacagctgggcccagctgccGGGCGCCCTCACGCACGTCACGGTGGGGCCGGCCGGAGTCTGGGGCGTGAACAAGAACAAGAACATCTACAAGCTGGTGGGAGGAAGCTGGAAACTGGTCAATG ggctgctgaAGCAGATCGACGCGGGCGGAGACATGTTCGTCTCCGGCGCCAGTATGAACGACGATGTCtactgcctgccccgccccgccacgGTCTCCGTGAACAGCGACgccaccctgccctgggtcaaCATCGCCGGGAAGCTCAAGTACTACAGCtgtgggctgtggggctgctggggggtcAACTCGGCCGACGACATCTACTTTCGGACCAACGTCACCCCGGACCCGTGCgcaggctccagctggcagaACGTCCCCGGCAAACTGTCCATGATCGAGGTGGGGACCGAAGGCTCCGTCTACGGCGTCAACAGCGCGGGACAAATATACCGCAG GGATGGAGTCACTAAGAGCAACCCCGTGGGGAACACCTGGACCCAGGTGGCCAGCTTCATCTGCAAATGCAAACACGTGTCCTACGACCTGGGCCTGCTGTGGATCATCACCGACCAGGACAAGATTGTGAAATGCCGCGTCTAA
- the LOC142818447 gene encoding fish-egg lectin-like isoform X1: MLWDLLLLLPLLAGSSASSTPFSSRVRTNLPGIPCSPGTRLALDCMEIPGSLRQIDASNGQVFGVNSAGGIYTLHGDSWAQLPGALTHVTVGPAGVWGVNKNKNIYKLVGGSWKLVNGLLKQIDAGGDMFVSGASMNDDVYCLPRPATVSVNSDATLPWVNIAGKLKYYSCGLWGCWGVNSADDIYFRTNVTPDPCAGSSWQNVPGKLSMIEVGTEGSVYGVNSAGQIYRRDGVTKSNPVGNTWTQVASFICKCKHVSYDLGLLWIITDQDKIVKCRV; encoded by the exons ATGCTgtgggacctgctgctgctgctgcccctgcttgCAGGGAGCTCAG ccagctccacccccttcTCGTCCAGAGTACGGACTAATCTCCCAGGGATCCCATGCTCCCCTGGCACCCGGCTAG CCCTGGACTGCATGGAGATCCCGGGTTCCCTCAGGCAGATCGACGCCAGCAACGGGCAGGTGTTTGGGGTGAACAGCGCCGGCGGCATTTACACCCTGCACGGAgacagctgggcccagctgccGGGCGCCCTCACGCACGTCACGGTGGGGCCGGCCGGAGTCTGGGGCGTGAACAAGAACAAGAACATCTACAAGCTGGTGGGAGGAAGCTGGAAACTGGTCAATG ggctgctgaAGCAGATCGACGCGGGCGGAGACATGTTCGTCTCCGGCGCCAGTATGAACGACGATGTCtactgcctgccccgccccgccacgGTCTCCGTGAACAGCGACgccaccctgccctgggtcaaCATCGCCGGGAAGCTCAAGTACTACAGCtgtgggctgtggggctgctggggggtcAACTCGGCCGACGACATCTACTTTCGGACCAACGTCACCCCGGACCCGTGCgcaggctccagctggcagaACGTCCCCGGCAAACTGTCCATGATCGAGGTGGGGACCGAAGGCTCCGTCTACGGCGTCAACAGCGCGGGACAAATATACCGCAG GGATGGAGTCACTAAGAGCAACCCCGTGGGGAACACCTGGACCCAGGTGGCCAGCTTCATCTGCAAATGCAAACACGTGTCCTACGACCTGGGCCTGCTGTGGATCATCACCGACCAGGACAAGATTGTGAAATGCCGCGTCTAA